The following proteins are co-located in the Phocoena phocoena chromosome 1, mPhoPho1.1, whole genome shotgun sequence genome:
- the MAP7D1 gene encoding MAP7 domain-containing protein 1: protein MESGSRSEPGAGAAPDVAARTPPEPRPSPEGDPSPPPPPPPMSALVPDTPPDTPPAMKNTTGPKQLPLEPESPPELVGPRPAPKQEESPFSEVKIRGPTPPATGPRDARPPRRSSQPSPTAGSAADSPPTKQDAKKAGERHKLAKERREERAKYLAAKKAVWLEKEEKAKVLREKQLQERRRRLEEQRLKAEQRRAALEERQRQKLEKNKERYEAAIQRSVKKTWAEIRQQRWSWAGALHHSSPGRKPSGSRCSVSAVNLPKHVDSIINKRLSKSSATLWNSPSRNRSLQLSPWESSIVDRLMTPTLSFLARSRSAVTLPRNGRDQAVPVCPRSASASPLTPCSIPRSGHRCAPAGERRKASSGGSPAPARLRPEASLVQKKEKKDKERENEKEKSALARERSLKKRQSLPASPRARLSTVNAEFSPKSKARPSSPSTSWHRPASPCLSPGPGHALPPKPPSPRGTTASPKGRVRRKDEAKETLSVAGPEDKNQSKGKALDEKEPAAPASPAPSPVPSPTPAQPQEEQPTEIPADTPVLTSPPAPAPLVTPSKPMAGTTDREEATRLLAEKRRQAREQREREEQERRLQAERDKRMREEQLAREAETRAEREAEARRREEQEAREKAQAEQEELERLQKQKEEAEARSREEAERQRLEREKHFQREEQERQERKKRLEEIMKRTRKSEAAETKKQDRKEAKANNSSPGIDPVKAMEARSSGLQKEAVQKEELAPQEPQWSLPNKESPGSLVNGLQPLPAHQENGFSPKGPSGDKSLGRTPEALLPFAEAEAFLKKAVVQAPQVTEVL from the exons ATGTGGCAGCCAGGACCCCTCCAGAGCCAAGACCTTCTCCAGAAGGTGACCCCtccccgccaccaccaccaccaccgatGTCAGCCCTGGTGCCCGACACTCCCCCAGACACCCCTCCCGCCATGAAGAACACCACTGGCCCTAAGCAGCTCCCACTGGAACCAGAAAGCCCCCCAGAGCTGGTAGGGCCTAGGCCAGCCCCGAAGCAGGAAGAGTCCCCTTTCTCAGAAGTGAAGATCAGGGGACCCACCCCACCAGCCACAGGCCCACGGGATGCCAGGCCTCCTCGAAGAAGCAGCCAGCCATCCCCAACAGCAGGGTCAGCTGCCGACAGCCCTCCCACGAAGCAAG ATGCAAAGAAGGCAGGAGAGAGACACAAGCTGGCGAAGGAGCGGCGGGAAGAGCGGGCCAAGTACCTGG CGGCCAAGAAGGCGGTGTggctggagaaggaggagaaggccaAGGTGCTGCGGGAGAAGCAGCTCCAGGAGCGCCGGCGGCGGCTGGAGGAGCAGCGGCTCAAAGCCGAGCAACGCCGAGCAGCCCTGGAGGAGCGGCAGCGGCAGAAACTGGAGAAAAACAAG GAGCGATATGAAGCAGCCATCCAGCGGTCAGTGAAGAAGACGTGGGCCGAAATCCGGCAGCAGCGCTGGTCCTGGGCAGGGGCCCTGCACCACAGCTCCCCAGGACGGAAGCCCA GTGGGAGCAGGTGCTCCGTGTCGGCAGTAAACCTGCCCAAACACGTGGACTCTATAATCAACAAGCGGCTCTCAAAGTCCTCTGCCACGCTCTGGAACTCCCCCAGTAGAA ATCGCAGCCTGCAGCTGAGCCCATGGGAGAGCAGCATTGTGGACCGTCTGATGACgcccaccctctccttcctggCACGGAGTCGCAGTGCAGTCACCCTGCCCCGAAACGGCCGGGACCAGG CCGTGCCCGTGTGCCCTCGCTCGGCCTCCGCCAGCCCCCTGACGCCGTGCAGCATCCCCCGAAGCGGGCACCGCTGCGCCCCCGCTGGGGAGCGCCGCAAGGCCAGCTCCGGGGGCAGCCCTGCCCCGGCACGCCTCCGGCCCGAGGCTTCGCTG GtgcagaaaaaggagaagaaggacaAGGAGCGGGAAAACGAGAAGGAGAAgagtgccctggcccgggagcgCAGCCTCAAGAAGCGACAGTCGCTGCCGGCCTCTCCGCGCGCGCGCCTCTCCACTGTCAACGCGGAGTTCAG tcccAAATCCAAGGCCCGGCCATCCTCTCCCTCCACATCCTGGCACAGGcctgcctctccctgcctcaGCCCAGGGCCAGGTCATGCTCTGCCCCCAAAACCACCATCCCCCCGAGGTACCACTGCATCACCCAAGGGGCGGGTTCGGAGGAAGGATGAAGCAAAGGAGACCCTCAGTGTGGCGGGGCCTGAGGACAAGAACCAGAGCAAAGGCAAGGCCCTTGACGAGAAGGAGCCTGCAGCCCCAGCCTCACCCGCACCCTCGCCTGTGccctcacccaccccagcccagccccaggaggAGCAGCCCACAGAGATCCCTGCAG ATACACCAGTCTtgacctcacccccagcccctgctcccctGGTGACCCCTAGCAAACCGATGGCTGGCACGACGGACCGAGAAGAGGCCACTAGGCTCCTGGCTGAGAAGCGGCGCCAGGCCCGGGAGCAGCGGGAGCGCGAGGAACAGGAGCGGAGGCTGCAGGCAGAAAGGGACAA GCGAATGCGAGAGGAGCAGCTGGCTCGGGAGGCCGAGACTCGGGCAGAGCGGGAGGCGGAGGCCAGGAGGCGGGAGGAGCAGGAGGCCCGGGAGAAGGCTCAGGCGGAGCAGGAGGAGCTGGAGCGGCTGCAGAAGCAG AAAGAGGAGGCCGAAGCTCGATCCCGAGAAGAAGCGGAGCGGCAGCGTCTGGAGCGGGAAAAGCACTTCCAGCGCGAGGAGCAGGAGCGGCAGGAGCGCAAAAAG CGCCTGGAGGAAATCATGAAGAGGACTCGGAAGTCAGAAGCTGCTGAAACCAAG AAGCAGGACAGAAAGGAGGCAAAGGCCAACAATTCCAGCCCAG GGATAGACCCTGTGAAAGCCATGGAGGCTCGGTCTTCCGGGCTGCAGAAGGAGGCTGTGCAGAAAGAGGAGCTGGCCCCCCAGGAGCCTCAGTGGAG CCTGCCAAACAAGGAGTCGCCAGGGTCCCTGGTGAATGGCCTGCAGCCTCTCCCAGCGCACCAGGAGAATGGCTTCTCCCCTAAGGGACCCTCTGGGGACAAGAGTCTGGGACGAACTCCAGAGGCACTCCTGCCCTTCGCAGAGGCAGAAGCCTTCCTCAAGAAAGCTGTGGTGCAGGCCCCGCAGGTCACAG AAGTCCTTTAA